From the Cannabis sativa cultivar Pink pepper isolate KNU-18-1 unplaced genomic scaffold, ASM2916894v1 Contig2, whole genome shotgun sequence genome, one window contains:
- the LOC133033004 gene encoding two-component response regulator-like APRR3: protein MGEAVLSSSEDWAVKGDSEVEKRRKKKMEEMENNNKIDNDCGDDCDDGDDDEVVEIKMKDGCSSSGAITTWERFLPRMMMRVLLVEADDSTRQIITALLRKCSYRVAAVADGLKAWELLKGRPHNIDLILTEVDLPSVSGFRLLTLIMEHDVCKNIPVIMMSSQDSIGIVYRCMMRGAADYLVKPIRRNELSNLWQHVWRRKSASRNGLRYEGVAQNKGEATSENDPATNQSNGYIPSIQRNEENIDKGSDSQSSCTRPEMEVENVHVDQMQECSQPTRGESFPSDSRTQKSEGHINTGQRFMHGNDARGSMMGIYQDGETEISPGKCSKPESISRRDAIMSSEACENNKFLFNHSRGTIDLNGAFDENQNCNYQNCSSSNETSKFDSGPKLDLTLRSSSGDFESHMVEKRHNLGHSNASAFTRYINKPLQPTNPTSAGVCDQDKESGSNTEKHMFGFAAGLSFNSDTPPGTSKSSPKSHITLATGQSNHSEVATHSPQPRLFPLPIPVKGVRVNNPVAGYGSVVVPSGFCSQSGSSSGISPSSVAQQESSLLINAFYQTTPEKNKSEQSNGLCRNNSIAKDQSLQNQEHKLDFFEDRGRISPTTDQSASSSLCNGNASHLNSIGYGSACGSNSNVDQTAMIRTVSENKNDESYFNNSGNSHRAIQREAALTKFRMKRKDRCFEKKVRYESRKKLAEQRPRVKGQFVRQAQTDPSTAETEGNS from the exons ATGGGGGAGGCTGTTTTGAGTAGTAGTGAGGATTGGGCAGTGAAAGGAGATAGTGAAGTTGAGaaaaggaggaagaagaagatggaagaaatggagaataataataaaattgataatgATTGTGGTGATGATTgtgatgatggtgatgatgatgaagttGTGGAGATTAAGATGAAAGATGGGTGTAGCTCAAGTGGAGCTATTACTACCTGGGAAAGATTTTTGCCCAGAATGATGATGAGGGTTTTGTTGGTTGAAGCTGATGATTCAACAAGGCAGATTATTACTGCTCTTCTCAGAAAATGTAGCTATAGAG TTGCTGCTGTGGCTGATGGCTTAAAAGCATGGGAATTACTTAAAGGAAGACCCCATAACATAGATCTTATATTGACAGAAGTGGATCTTCCATCAGTATCCGGTTTTCGGTTACTTACCTTAATCATGGAACATGATGTTTGCAAAAACATTCCTGTTATAA TGATGTCTTCACAAGATTCGATCGGTATAGTTTACAGATGCATGATGAGAGGTGCTGCTGATTATCTTGTTAAGCCTATTAGGAGGAATGAACTGAGTAATCTATGGCAACATGTTTGGAGAAGAAAATCT GCCTCGAGAAATGGTCTTCGATATGAAGGTGTTGCACAAAATAAGGGTGAAGCCACTTCTGAAAATGACCCTGCAACCAATCAATCCAATGGCTATATTCCTTCCATtcaaagaaatgaagaaaacaTCGATAAAGGGAGCGATTCTCAG AGCTCTTGTACAAGGCCAGAAATGGAGGTTGAGAATGTCCACGTCGATCAGATGCAGGAATGCTCACAGCCAACACGGGGCGAGTCTTTTCCAAGTGACTCGAGAACACAGAAGAGTGAAGGGCACATCAATACAGGACAGAGATTCATGCATGGAAATGATGCAAGAG GTTCAATGATGGGAATCTATCAGGATGGTGAAACCGAAATTTCACCAGGCAAGTGCTCCAAGCCAGAAAGTATTAGTAGGAGGGATGCTATTATGTCTAGTGAGGCTTGTGAGAACAATAAATTCCTGTTCAATCATTCTAGAGGCACCATTGATTTGAATGGAGCTTTCGATGAAAATCAAAATTGCAATTATCAAAATTGTTCATCTAGTAATGAAACTAGCAAGTTTGATTCTGGTCCGAAATTGGATCTTACCTTGAGATCAAGTTCTGGTGACTTTGAGAGCCATATGGTTGAGAAGAGGCACAACCTTGGTCATTCTAATGCTTCGGCCTTTACACG ATACATCAATAAACCGTTGCAGCCCACAAACCCTACATCAGCCGGTGTATGCGATCAAGATAAAGAAAGCGGATCAAACACCGAAAAGCATATGTTCGGTTTTGCTGCTGGACTTAGTTTTAACTCTGATACCCCCCCTGGTACCTCAAAAAGCTCACCGAAAAGTCATATTACATTGGCTACGGGTCAATCTAACCATTCTGAAGTTGCAACTCATTCCCCTCAACCGAGATTATTTCCTCTACCGATTCCTGTGAAAGGTGTAAGGGTTAATAATCCAGTGGCAGGCTATGGTTCTGTAGTAGTACCTTCAGGGTTCTGTTCACAATCAGGTTCTTCATCCGGGATCAGTCCAAGCTCGGTTGCCCAACAAGAATCTTCATTGCTAATCAATGCGTTTTACCAAACGACTCCTGAAAAGAACAAATCTGAGCAGTCAAATGGCCTTTGTCGAAACAACAGCATCGCCAAAGATCAATCCTTGCAAAATCAAGAACATAAATTGGATTTTTTCGAAGATCGTGGGCGTATCTCTCCTACAACCGATCAAAGCGCTAGTAGTAGTTTGTGTAATGGAAATGCAAGTCATCTTAATAGTATTGGGTATGGAAGTGCTTGTGGAAGTAATAGCAATGTTGATCAGACTGCCATGATTAGAACTGTTTCCGAGAACAAGAATGATGAAAGTTACTTTAATAACAGCGGGAATTCTCACCGAGCCATTCAAAGAGAAGCAGCTCTTACAAAATTTCGAATGAAGAGGAAAGATAGATGCTTTGAAAAGAAG GTTCGTTACGAGAGCAGAAAGAAACTCGCTGAGCAACGTCCCCGAGTCAAGGGACAGTTTGTTCGCCAAGCGCAAACAGATCCTTCGACAGCAGAAACCGAAGGAAATTCTTAG